Part of the Engraulis encrasicolus isolate BLACKSEA-1 chromosome 23, IST_EnEncr_1.0, whole genome shotgun sequence genome is shown below.
cttgagtgtgtgagtgacctCGTGAGTGACCACTGCATTGAATCCTTGGTGGCGCCCCTGGCTGGCACATCCAAGGGTAAGGCAGCAGTAGATCTGTCCATACAGTGTCAGTATCTGTTGCACAGTCCAGGCATACAGTGTCagtgcacttgttctgtatgtaCAAGTCAGTTTTTCAAAAAGGAGACCGCACCTTGCATGAATTGTGTAAAAACCACATTTATGCGAGGTGTGGCCTCCTTTTTGAAAACTGAGTTGGACATTTGGGCCAGCGCCCTCACAGTCTTAAGtatttaagagtgacgcctgctccaagctgAGCAATTGACTTTCCGTATGTACAATCCAGTGATGTCCAGTTAGGGCCAGTGTATCTGATATTTACAGTCCAGTGATGTTGCATGTGTTCTGTACGAGCTATTGATGTCCAGTGCCAATGCATCTGTTCTTCAATCCAGTGTCAGTCTCTGTTCTGTAACATGTCCCGTGTCAGTGTATCTGTATGTACCGTTGTTCATGTCCAGTGTCGGTGTACCTACTTTGTATGCTTGCATTATGTCATTAATATCCCGTGCCAgtcaatggcagtcatgggtaagtggttgtagcccaaaggttgccggttcgactcccgacccgccaggttggtgggggtagagctattaaccagtgctcttccccatcccccTACATGACTTGACCatgaccatggtaccgtcccaccttactgctcccttggggtgccactGGGCCCTCTTGCTCGGATGAGGcgcaaatgcaattttgttgtgtgcggtgtgtacttgtgtgctgtggagtgctgtgtcacaatgacaatggggttTCCCAGGTAGGCTTCCACTTTCAATTAACTTTCAGTAATCAGCTTATTTGTTCTGTGTGTGCCCAATCTAGTAGTGTGGAGCATGTGTCAGTGGAACATCTCTGAGAGTCTgcgggagaggtggtggtggtggtggtgttcccTGCGCTCGTCTCCCGAgtcctcccccccttctcctcctccggcCCCACTGACAAAGTGGTGGAAGCTGGGCCTGTGGCGTCGATGCTTCTTCCTGTGGCCCCCCAGGTGTGGCTGAAAAAGCTTACTGAAGGTGTTGAAGCCCTTGTGGAGGTCTGGGAAGGTGTGTTGTTGATGTTCGTCCTCTGACTTGTCGCCTGCCATGAtcccctcctgctgctgctgctgctgccctgcgTGAGGATCTCCGAGTAACTGCCTTAGCTCCAGACTGGTCCTTTGCTCCAGGTAGTGGAAGGGCTTCTTGCCACTGTGGTCCCGGACGCTGGTGTCGGCGCAGTAGTCTCGCACCAGCAGTGTCATGACCGAGCTCCGGCCGTGGATGGCGGCGATGTGCAAGGGAGTGTAGCCGGCGTGCGTCCGGGCGTTCacgtccacctccacccctctgtcAGCCGACAGGTCCAGGATCTTGCGCACCATGTCCTTGTGTCCGGCTTTGGCGGCCCAGTGCAGGGCCGAGAAGCCCGAGACGAAGTCTCTCTTGTCGGCAAGCTGGGCGTCCTGGAGGAGGAGCCCGTAAACCTGGTCCCAGTGGCCCGCGGCTGATTTTACGAGCCACTCGTGCTCTGCCAGCTCCAAGGGGACTCCCTCGGAGCATTTGGTCTCATGGCTGGCTTTAGAGGTCTTGTTGAAGCTCTTTAGTTGGGCTGCGTGTTGTTGAGGTGCTGGGTGGACCACTTTTGTTTCCAGTTGCCTGCGTTTGGTTTCTGGGGAGTCGTCCTTGTCTGACTCATTGTCTGGTTTCTGGTGTCTGGGTGAGGAGTCTGATTTGGAAAGATGAGTAATCCTGATTGCCTGTAAGTGCTGTGGCGATGCGGGCTCCTGTGCCAGACCCCCAGAGTGGAACTGTTCTTGTTGGTGATGACTCGGTGAGTCTGGTGGCGATTTTACAGCGATAATGGCAAACACAGCACCTGTTTTTCTCGGTTTAGTGTCCTTCAGCACGCTTGAGTTTTCGTTGCGCGAGGACATCTGTTGTGGTTTGTAATCTGAGTTACAGCATCCCTTTGATGCGGGTTCGTTTCGGAGGTCATCATCAGTATTACAGCCCCGAACGAGCTCGTTATTATTGGAGGTGAAATAAGAATTATTATTGTTTTCTATGACAGACTTGGCACATTTGGTTTTATCCGTGCCATGTTTAAAGGCGCTCGAGCGTTCAGGGGAACTGGACAAGACAGAAGAACTAAAGCGGCTTAAACTATCCTCGAACTCGTTTTTTGGCGCGATTATAGAACTACTTCGAGCCAATCCTTGATACTTTTTCTTCACAACAACATACTTAACTTCGTCTATTACTTTAACGACAGCAATATTATTTACACAGCTCTTGAAAAGGtctctgttttgtttcttttccacGGGATCGCTGCAGCTGAGTGCCTCTTTAAACTTACTCAACAACTCCGCGTTCTTCACTTTGCCCCCTTGCTCCAGCAAAAAGTTCAAAATAGTCTCTTGAGTGATGGCCATCTCTCGCGCAAAACCGTTAACATAAATTATAACGGTATTCCCAAAGAAGTAGTCCTTTTTGTCGTCTTTTCCCGGAACGTGCACTCGATGCGCCTTTTCATTCTTTATCCTACCTGCTGTTTCCGGTGCTTCCCGAAAATCAGTTTCCTGACAAACTCCTCTCCCCGTCCCTGGCACAGAGAGCGCGAGATGGGACGAAGATTACGCGCGCGCCCTGCAGCGCGTTCATGTGAAATTGTCAGTGGAGTAGTtgtcaaaaatgtaatgtaatttgtctTAGCTATTGTTCAGATAAACCAAAGGCAGGTGTTGTTTGTGGACCAACCATTACTTGTGTGGCAGTCTTTACACTTTACACTGACCGCAGAATATGCATTTTGTCCAGGTCTGGGTGCGACTTTCATTGAAATGTGCGCCataagtatagtatagtagttttACAAAATTCCAATGCCCACTTCTCATTAATGCTTTCATTAATGGCGGCATTCCATCTAAATTACTAAATCAATTAGCAGTTCCAAAAGACTCCGTGGGGTGGCGCCATTTATCAATACATTAGGTTCTGAATCATTCAAACGCACATTCAAACACAATGGGGATGTCAATCATGTTTGGTTGTTTATTAAGGCCCAAGGGCATAATGTACAACATATTTACAACAGAAGTAAATAAATCACAGCTGAATATGCATTGTATACATAAGAAACCACAACACAGCGTATAAACCTGGCCAAATGTATctacattttcctacattttCTCCAGTTCACATGGCAAGACCAACAATAAATACTAAAATGTGAACattataatagtaataaaaaGTGCAGCACAAATAAAGAAATGTAAAATTGTCTGGTGTGTTCTTTCCACACGCTTAACACTATTTGGACATGGATTAAAGTAAAACAACTTTTTTTAATAACTGTACATATTAAAAAGATAATTCCATCATATGcaagcgtgtctgtgtgcatgttttgagtgcgACAAGCAGCTCTCACAATAAGTGTGTGGTTTTCTCAGAGTATATCTGAGCAAACTAGACAGACAAGCGAAAGATTGCAACAACAAACAGCGTTACATTTCTTACATGTGCACATTGTCTTAAGGCCTCTTTACTCCTGAGGATAGTGCCTTGCTCCGTAGAAGGGCCAAGGAAAAATATACGGACggagatgtgtgtctgtgtgtgtgcattttgtcaatatatgtgtgtgagtgtggttttgTTTTTGGAAGAGATCAGTAACATGTCTGGTTGTAGAGACAACAACCATTATATTCACAAGAAAGTGTGGTCAAcacttaaagcgatactgtagGGTCCcacttctggaaataagctcattttacacatgCCCTTGAATTAAATGATTGGGGTTTACCTTTCTCCTTTACTTCCAACCATCTTTGAGTCTGGCAGAgcaaactttacctccaagctagcatacataattgaatcttatgggtccaGTTAGCAGGTAGCTGGGCCCATAAGATTCGATGAttaattgctagcttgtaacTAGAAGTAGCATCACCAGATTCGAAGAATGACTGAAAGAACAAAATTAAACTAAAATGAACTAACTTATTTCAagaaatggtacagtattgcTTGAATTTTATTGTTGGTGTTCAAGCGTATCTTCTTAGTTAGGGACAGTGCTACAACCTTTGTAGGTAACATGTCACATCATGTACTACCATTCATTATCTAAATAGAAGAGCAGTACAAGACATTATACATTATTTGTTACCCAATGATATAAATTTAGGTAATAACACGGTCACATTGACACACTAAAATAGTGTGTAATCAAAGCTTGATTAAGCCGGCGTGTATGATTTTGCCAAGTAAATAATATACATTTGTGGGAATAATGCCAATAATTGCCAAGTCAGCCATACAAAGACTTTCCGTGTTGGCTACATTATCatcatggtgagagagagagagagagagagagagagagagagagagagagagagagagagagagagagagagaatgccactACAGCTTTTCAGGCAGCAGAAAGCTTCAGTAATCTAGAGTTTGAACACAATCAATCAACAACACGACGTAAGAATATGTTACAATGAACATTACTTGGCAAGAAACGAAATCACCcatcaactagaaatgcactccgagtgtgcagacctccgccaaggaagctgtttgatagaacagttgactatgttacaccctcattttttcccaaagtctttctgccttgtttttgtggagttagaaactggaatgtcaaaattcgccccatcccgcaatggtgaagaatctttttttttttttttaatcctggatccagatcgtgatccggatcaccaccaaaatgttatcacttgttctttttgtcatttccaacaactccacaaggtttcatcaaaatctgtgttagagttatcctgctgacagaccgatagatagacaaacaaacagaaagacagatagacaacCCAACGTGACCAAcagcataacctccttggcggaggtaaaggggaaaaaaaattgtTAGCGTTGGTCTTTGATATCACAGCAGAGCATGTTCACATTCGCATATTGACCTTCAAACTAGAAGACAAGACTTggacgttacacacacacacgccacaagcATTACAGTACGGTAGAACTTTCTGCTCTTCaatgtctctttttctcccccactCCAGTGGTCTACTGTGGACCTGCACTGGGGGGGTATTCCAAGTAGACAGTTAACTTGGGTAAATCGGCAAAGAAAAGAGCCTACgattctcttttttttctaactGGATTGATTCCTGCAGGGTATATACGGTGCTTGCAGATTCCCCCTGTTCTCTAGTTCAAAGTAGCCAGGTCTATCACTAAATTGCATTCTTGGAATACGCCCCTGTACCGTGGACTGGACTCTCGGGAGATTTGGTTGGTCATTATGACCAGCCTGTCTTATCCCCATTGATGTGGCTCAGCCTTCCAGTGCCAGGCACGGCAAGCCGCTTTGGAATCTTTggaatgtgtctctctctctccgtgccgcacccccaccccccccccacacacacacaccacccgcacCCCACTTTAACCCCAAACTGAACCAGTATACTATGACCTGGTTCTGCGCATTGGGAGTCATCACAACTTCTACACGGgaatgagagatggaggagtgTAGATAGATGGGcattgggcccagggccctccagtAATGGCGGTGGGTGCCCTAGAaagaccttggcaggccatatggggtgccctgtcagtgttttgccctggggccctttgAGCAATTATTCCGCCACTGTGTGTAGCTGCACAGCCTTTCCCCCAAACTCAAGCCAGTATTACCAGTCAGTCATCCACTACAGCTACATAGGAATTCTGTGTAGAATTGTGTAGAACTGCACTCAGTTTATACACGTTCTGAATTAAGGCTTCTTCTTTGTCACCACAGATGTGCCATAATAAGCATTTATTTGGAAAAGATACTGATAATAACGTTGCATTTCTCTACATTCCTTAGTGTCACTTGAAAAACATATCAAGTTTGTGTGACATAGTAACGTTTTTGTAAAATAACAAGCTGTATAAATATTCTTTGTAAATCATAATGCACATTATTATAAATGAAAGTCACATTTCCTTTTTTAAGGGGAAAATCAATCAGATCTTTTGATTTTCTTTTTCCTAACAATGAGTGCGTAGTTAAGTCAGTCTTTGGAAAGGTCTGCCAGATtaacttcacttctctcctctggcTCAACAATAGGTGGTCCTGATTTGCCATTTGACATTCAATAGTGTGTTTCCTTGGCCTGCaaatgaccttgacctttgaaatTGTCTGGCTGACTAGTGATTGTACTGAAATGAAACGATGCTCACTGGATTTTAAATTGGGACATTTTTGGACAATATCACCTAAATGTCATttaatgtactgtacacatagaTCAGGGGTATCGAGGTGAAACTGGACAGGAGGCCAGATTTTTTTCAGGACAGACCTTAGGGGGCCAGATTACACATACAGCCTGAAAATACTCAGACATGGATCTGCTAATTACAGATAATgtgaagcattcagaccctctgaaggggggaatgatggaaaaagtttgagaaccactggtttagacaATGTGAGGATGTACACTCAGTTCAATCCAAATTCTATGCATTTCCAAATCATCCGCAGGCCGGATGGGATGTACAACTGGTCCGGATCTGGCCCGCATGCCGTCACCACAGCACCCCTGGCCCTGACACGAATGGATATTGTATAGTCCGGTCATGCATTGTCCAAAAATATCACTATTCTATGTCTTGAATTCATTGCTTCAACCCATCCAGAGGATTTCCAATTGTTTTACGCAATCTGCTGACTGATGCCACTGTGCCACCAACTGCGGCCAGATGCTGCAAGTTAACACACACCAATACGGGCCTACAGTATGACTGCAGGGcaggcaaacaaaacaaaacaaaacaaaggtacaagggtgtgtttcttgaaagcctTGTTGCATACCAAGTCTGCAGCTTACTTGATGCAGCATTGAGCAATGCAATTTCTCAGAGGCAACTAACTAAGTCAAGTTTCTAACTATTTGGCAAcaacgctttcaagaaacagggtcTAAGAAAAAGggtttcttgaaaccatagttgctaacttaaCTGTGTTAGCAAGGTTGTACCTTAGTTAATTGCCAACGGGGAATTACATGTCAACCGACAAAATGGCTAACAACaatgttttcgagaaatgcaacacTGATGGCTACAGCTGTGTGTCGATGAACACTCTCTTACTCAACAGGCACCgcagtgacgagagagagagagagagagagagagagagagagagagagagagagagagagagagagagagagaaagacagggaccACAAGTGCCTGAAGTGCTTTTGTCCAATCAACATCTCTTATCACCTGGTCAGGGGATAATAAGGGCAGGTgtttccctccctccacccatgtctttttttctcttttcttctcctttacgccatcatgtagagagagagagggagggagggagggagggacggagagcaCGTGAGTCGAACTTTTTTGCTACTCTGACAGGATTATAGGGACAAAAAACATATCATCCTtccatcttttctcctctctaactctttcattcattccatgttcatcagagagagagaaaaagagagagagagagagagtccgttgAAGGTGACAATTGTCCACCACCTGATGGTATTATAGGGGGCTACCAATTTCCCCTCCTTCGCATCAACCATTTATACGTCAagtccttctcttctttcttctttcatgtTGCTCTTCGCaccaaagagagggagggaaggaggccgGCATTCAACCTCCACCTCTTCAACCACTCGCTCTCCCcacctgtctcttctcttctctctaatcttccccctcttccatgtgtgcccctcctctctccacagaggggggaggagagagatggagagctagACAGAAACTGGTGAAAGTGAAGGGGACTGTCCTTCACCTCTTGGTCGTCGTCACTTGGTATTGCAGTACAGCACTACTACCTAACTGACCTcctcacatccatccatccattcatccatccaaatCCTCGCCtgactctcctctccacctccgttCCGTTCCCTCCTTCCTCACACCATCTTATATCCTCGTCtccgactctcctctcctctccacctccgctcctctccgtTCCGTTCTCCCCTTGCCTGCTTCACACCATCTCCTCATCGCCGTGCGCGTCCCCCACCAGTAGCGAGTGCTTGTCGGGCTCGGTCATGGCCATGCCGTTGAGCGACTTGTTGTCGGAGCGCAGGGAGTTGATGGAGGCGCGGCTGTAGTTGACGATGCGATCCAGCAGGCTGAGTTTGGGGGACGGGCGGCGCAGCTCGCCCATGCCGATGTGCACGCTCACGTCCGACAGGCTGCCGGGACGACGCGCCCCGGGGCCCACGCGCTGCTCCAGCTTCTCCGCGCTTGGCTTGGTGTAGCTATGGAAACagacaagatcacacacacacagttgaggtgGTTGGCTGGCATGAAGcgacacagtttgtgtgtgtgtgtgtgtgtgtgtgtgtgtgtgtgtgtgtgtgtgtgtgtgtgtgtgtgtgtgtaggaaggacTGAGTGGCATAATGTAAGTGGGCGCTCTGCATTTTcaaatgggttgtgtgtgtgtgtgtgtgtgtgtgtgtgtgtgtgtgtgtgtgtgtgtgcgtgtgcgtgtgtgtgtgtgtgtgtgtgcgtgtgtgttaggagTGTTAGGCAGCTGCCAGGATGACA
Proteins encoded:
- the sowahab gene encoding LOW QUALITY PROTEIN: ankyrin repeat domain-containing protein SOWAHB (The sequence of the model RefSeq protein was modified relative to this genomic sequence to represent the inferred CDS: deleted 1 base in 1 codon), which produces MAITQETILNFLLEQGGKVKNAELLSKFKEALSCSDPVEKKQNRDLFKSCVNNIAVVKVIDEVKYVVVKKKYQGLARSSSIIAPKNEFEDSLSRFSSSVLSSSPERSSAFKHGTDKTKCAKSVIENNNNSYFTSNNNELVRGCNTDDDLRNEPASKGCCNSDYKPQQMSSRNENSSVLKDTKPRKTGAVFAIIAVKSPPDSPSHHQQEQFHSGGLAQEPASPQHLQAIRITHLSKSDSSPRHQKPDNESDKDDSPETKRRQLETKVVHPAPQQHAAQLKSFNKTSKASHETKCSEGVPLELAEHEWLVKSAAGHWDQVYGLLLQDAQLADKRDFVSGFSALHWAAKAGHKDMVRKILDLSADRGVEVDVNARTHAGYTPLHIAAIHGRSSVMTLLVRDYCADTSVRDHSGKKPFHYLEQRTSLELRQLLGDPHAGQQQQQQEGIMAGDKSEDEHQQHTFPDLHKGFNTFSKLFQPHLGGHRKKHRRHRPSFHTLSVGPEEEKGGRTRETSAGNTTTTTTSPADSQRCSTDTCSTLLDWAHTEQIS